In Myxococcus fulvus, a genomic segment contains:
- a CDS encoding amidohydrolase family protein translates to MIGGGFVIDAVTHAYNLHPSNWRAGKYAESLAQLIFGLHSGLSGDTHRVVKPEQFMKDWSVDELAHILFVESDVDLAVHHVLPLQTLYTDGLCSYEKTLDIKRRFPDRFLVYAGVDPLRGTAALEDLEKQVEELKPTGLKLYPAAWLGDSFKHTGWRMDDPRIAFPLFERAQKLGIKNIAVHKGLPMGAVPIEAYKVDDIGGAADAFPDLNFEIVHGGMAFLDETGMQLSLFPNVYVNLEVTGALLVKRERWFAESLAQLLKWAGPAKIMWGSGTVFSHPQPALEKFWNDFQLPEELTQVCGMQVTPEVKRMILCDNYARYAGVDVEAVKKRIANDEFARKKAKGDIQPYSYQGGRP, encoded by the coding sequence GCCTGCACTCGGGGCTGTCCGGCGACACGCACCGTGTCGTGAAGCCGGAGCAGTTCATGAAGGACTGGTCCGTGGACGAGCTGGCCCACATCCTCTTCGTGGAGAGCGACGTCGACCTCGCGGTGCACCACGTGCTGCCGCTGCAGACGCTCTACACGGACGGGCTGTGCTCGTACGAGAAGACGCTCGATATCAAGCGTCGCTTCCCGGACCGCTTCCTGGTGTACGCGGGCGTGGACCCGCTGCGGGGCACGGCGGCGCTGGAGGACCTGGAGAAGCAGGTGGAGGAGCTCAAGCCCACGGGCCTGAAGCTCTATCCGGCGGCGTGGCTGGGAGACTCGTTCAAGCACACGGGCTGGCGGATGGATGACCCGCGCATCGCGTTCCCCTTGTTCGAGCGGGCGCAGAAGCTGGGCATCAAGAACATCGCGGTGCACAAGGGCCTGCCGATGGGGGCGGTGCCCATCGAGGCGTACAAGGTCGACGACATCGGCGGCGCGGCGGATGCGTTCCCGGACCTGAACTTCGAAATCGTCCACGGTGGCATGGCGTTCCTGGACGAGACGGGCATGCAGTTGTCGCTGTTCCCCAACGTGTACGTGAACCTGGAGGTGACGGGGGCGCTGTTGGTGAAGCGCGAGCGCTGGTTCGCCGAGTCGCTGGCGCAGCTGCTCAAGTGGGCGGGCCCCGCGAAAATCATGTGGGGCTCCGGCACGGTGTTCAGCCACCCGCAGCCGGCGCTGGAGAAGTTCTGGAACGACTTCCAGCTGCCGGAGGAGCTCACCCAGGTGTGCGGCATGCAGGTGACGCCCGAGGTGAAGCGGATGATTCTCTGCGACAACTATGCGCGCTACGCGGGCGTGGACGTGGAGGCGGTGAAGAAGCGCATCGCGAACGACGAGTTCGCGCGCAAGAAGGCGAAGGGGGACATCCAGCCGTACAGCTACCAGGGAGGGCGGCCGTGA
- a CDS encoding metal-sulfur cluster assembly factor, giving the protein MTPVESALRERIQEIPDPCSLATGVPLGIGEMGLIESVVHHEGKVTVRLHITSPMCMMAAYFMREIEQRLTGQEGVESVHVEFDHDLKWTPQDIHPEARERLAAKRITMLGGRMIPRGEAPTSR; this is encoded by the coding sequence GTGACGCCCGTGGAGAGCGCGCTGCGCGAGCGCATCCAGGAGATTCCGGACCCGTGCAGCCTGGCCACGGGCGTGCCGCTGGGCATCGGAGAGATGGGGCTCATCGAGAGCGTGGTGCACCATGAGGGGAAGGTGACGGTGCGTCTGCACATCACCTCACCCATGTGCATGATGGCCGCGTACTTCATGCGGGAGATCGAGCAGCGGCTCACGGGCCAGGAGGGTGTCGAGTCCGTGCACGTGGAGTTCGACCACGACCTGAAGTGGACGCCGCAGGACATCCACCCGGAGGCTCGGGAGCGACTGGCGGCGAAGCGAATCACGATGCTCGGGGGACGGATGATTCCCCGCGGTGAGGCGCCGACGTCGCGCTGA
- a CDS encoding DUF2380 domain-containing protein: MARWMVVMLWLVMGCASEDHGLLRYQRFSEDSTRGGREDVASVHGAVLHSVDEVKGSLGESRAALAVLQEQPSDFGGRGFDGVFGRYLEQGTRQQTWARGELGSAMVWMGEASEVEDSDMELALLRMAGPRLQAAMFGALLAATWVDFLQLADAVLRHCSFCGSEELFVDLDRVQRLMAPTLKELASKDSARIEAAATAMPVLMGTLTREFEGIRRETREAMEVGGKVMVAVQVLEMAAMVSTLKMSLPRLPPAAPMTMGVGLVMSSGGVMTGSRIVVSAEWVEMMRRLVQAGVISAPAVSAAVRIHGGQVLMAQANQDLPEGVREALGDSPEVRGMRVTGRAGAGMAEPPKHHVLPQEHRKWFEQRGFKGDMDIDQFCVRLEQSHHEAIHGGGNWKLGRMWPREWNRLIMRALQDAESRAGQPLSRNVILKIVGENMSAYDIPMIFVPGKSR, from the coding sequence ATGGCGCGATGGATGGTGGTGATGCTGTGGCTCGTGATGGGCTGTGCTTCCGAGGACCACGGGCTGCTGCGGTACCAGCGGTTCAGTGAGGACTCGACGCGGGGAGGGCGCGAGGACGTGGCGTCGGTGCATGGCGCGGTCCTGCACTCCGTCGATGAGGTGAAGGGGTCTCTGGGTGAGAGCAGGGCGGCGCTTGCGGTGCTCCAGGAGCAGCCGTCGGACTTCGGGGGTCGGGGGTTCGATGGGGTGTTCGGGAGGTACCTCGAGCAGGGGACGCGGCAGCAGACGTGGGCTCGTGGCGAGCTGGGGAGCGCGATGGTGTGGATGGGCGAGGCCTCGGAGGTAGAGGACTCGGACATGGAGCTGGCGCTGCTCCGGATGGCGGGGCCTCGGCTGCAAGCGGCGATGTTCGGGGCGCTGTTGGCGGCGACGTGGGTGGACTTCCTCCAGCTCGCGGACGCGGTGCTCCGACACTGTTCCTTCTGTGGGTCGGAGGAGTTGTTCGTGGACCTGGACCGGGTCCAGCGGCTGATGGCGCCCACGCTGAAGGAGCTTGCGTCAAAAGACTCCGCGCGCATCGAGGCGGCGGCGACGGCGATGCCTGTGTTGATGGGGACGCTGACGCGCGAGTTCGAGGGGATTCGACGGGAGACGCGCGAGGCGATGGAGGTGGGAGGGAAGGTGATGGTGGCCGTGCAGGTGCTGGAGATGGCGGCGATGGTCTCCACGCTGAAGATGTCGCTGCCCCGGCTGCCTCCGGCCGCGCCCATGACGATGGGCGTGGGGCTGGTGATGAGCTCGGGTGGGGTGATGACGGGCTCGCGAATCGTCGTCTCCGCGGAGTGGGTGGAAATGATGCGCAGGCTGGTGCAGGCGGGCGTCATCTCCGCGCCGGCGGTGAGCGCGGCGGTCCGCATCCACGGTGGCCAGGTGCTGATGGCCCAGGCGAATCAGGACCTGCCCGAGGGCGTGCGTGAGGCGCTGGGAGACAGCCCCGAGGTGCGCGGCATGCGGGTGACGGGCAGAGCCGGCGCGGGCATGGCAGAGCCGCCGAAGCACCACGTCCTACCGCAGGAACATCGCAAGTGGTTCGAGCAGCGCGGCTTCAAGGGCGACATGGACATCGACCAGTTCTGCGTCCGGCTGGAGCAGTCCCACCATGAGGCGATTCATGGTGGAGGTAACTGGAAGCTGGGACGCATGTGGCCAAGAGAATGGAACCGACTGATCATGCGTGCGTTGCAAGATGCCGAGTCAAGAGCAGGCCAACCGCTCAGTCGAAATGTGATTCTGAAAATCGTCGGAGAGAATATGAGTGCCTACGACATTCCGATGATCTTCGTTCCTGGGAAAAGCCGATGA
- a CDS encoding NUDIX hydrolase, which yields MTDGRSWQGNWKARLRERIRDRGYDSVTAFAEARPTASLIALAKELGPDDIAGVQVYDALVEEAVRSRQVTRLVRGQLVRELSRHLAHGWPAALDDETRMEVAIALGQWSAYTPETHEERVRRAGDVLLANPPPAGWLPLGPDDELLLTLLPDEDA from the coding sequence ATGACCGACGGACGTTCGTGGCAGGGAAACTGGAAGGCCCGCCTGCGTGAACGGATTCGTGACCGAGGCTACGACTCCGTCACCGCATTTGCCGAGGCTCGCCCGACTGCATCTCTCATCGCGTTGGCCAAGGAACTGGGCCCTGACGACATCGCCGGAGTGCAGGTGTACGACGCGCTGGTTGAGGAGGCTGTGCGCAGCAGACAAGTCACGCGACTGGTGCGAGGACAGCTTGTCCGCGAATTGTCGCGGCACCTGGCCCATGGATGGCCAGCCGCACTGGACGACGAGACCCGCATGGAAGTCGCCATCGCACTGGGTCAATGGTCGGCCTACACCCCAGAAACACATGAGGAGCGCGTGAGGCGAGCTGGCGATGTGCTCCTCGCCAATCCACCACCTGCTGGTTGGCTTCCTCTTGGACCTGACGACGAGCTTCTCCTCACGCTTCTGCCCGACGAAGACGCTTGA
- a CDS encoding NUDIX hydrolase, with translation MTDGRSWHGNWKVRLYERVRERGYESLTAFAEARPTASLVALAEELGPDDIAGVQVFSWLVEEAERSHQVTRLVRGQFVRELHTHLPSGWPFPLENENRFKAARVLASWYSFTPETHKVRVDRAGDALFANPPPAGWRPLGPDDELLRTLLPDEEA, from the coding sequence ATGACTGACGGGCGTTCCTGGCATGGGAACTGGAAGGTCCGACTGTATGAGCGTGTTCGTGAACGCGGTTATGAATCTCTCACCGCATTTGCAGAAGCTCGTCCTACTGCTTCACTTGTGGCGTTGGCCGAGGAACTGGGCCCGGACGACATCGCCGGAGTGCAGGTGTTCAGCTGGCTCGTAGAGGAAGCGGAGCGAAGCCATCAAGTCACCCGCTTGGTTCGCGGACAGTTCGTGCGCGAATTGCACACGCATCTTCCAAGCGGTTGGCCGTTCCCGCTCGAGAACGAAAACCGATTCAAGGCCGCGCGCGTCTTGGCCAGCTGGTACTCCTTCACTCCTGAAACACACAAGGTTCGGGTTGACCGAGCAGGCGACGCGCTCTTCGCCAACCCACCACCCGCGGGTTGGCGCCCACTCGGTCCTGATGACGAGCTTCTCCGCACGCTCCTGCCCGACGAAGAAGCCTGA
- a CDS encoding isopenicillin N synthase family dioxygenase has protein sequence MAGAPSSSGSLPVIDMSPLFDASRSEARKLVARDIEQACRDTGFFYVSGHGVPDALLARMEELSHRFFALPREAKEEMDMARGGPAWRGWFPLGGELTSGKPDRKEGLYLGTELGPEHPRVKAGWPLHGANLWPEDLPELRGVVLEYIDRVTRAAHALMEGVAESLGLERDYFHRAYTADPTVLFRIFHYPAEPEPVDGEERWGVGEHTDYGLLTLLAQDANGGLQVKSRRGWVEAPPVPGTLVCNIGDMLDRLTGGWYRSTPHRVKNVSGRDRLSFPLFFDPDFAAEVPPLPNMAVDEDRAQRWDGASVHAFSGTYGDYLLGKVSKVFPQLVRRVL, from the coding sequence ATGGCCGGAGCCCCCTCCTCGTCTGGAAGTCTGCCTGTCATCGACATGTCCCCGCTGTTCGACGCGTCCCGCTCCGAGGCTCGGAAGCTGGTGGCGCGTGACATCGAGCAGGCGTGTCGCGACACGGGCTTCTTCTACGTCTCGGGGCATGGGGTGCCCGACGCGCTCCTCGCGCGCATGGAGGAGCTGAGTCACCGCTTCTTCGCGCTGCCGCGTGAGGCGAAGGAGGAGATGGACATGGCGCGGGGTGGTCCCGCGTGGCGAGGGTGGTTTCCGCTGGGAGGTGAGCTCACGTCGGGCAAGCCCGACCGCAAGGAGGGGCTCTACCTGGGGACGGAGCTGGGGCCCGAGCATCCGCGCGTGAAGGCGGGCTGGCCGCTGCACGGTGCGAACCTGTGGCCCGAGGACCTGCCGGAGCTGCGCGGCGTGGTGCTCGAGTACATCGACCGGGTGACGCGCGCGGCGCATGCGCTGATGGAGGGCGTGGCGGAGAGCCTGGGGTTGGAGCGGGATTATTTCCACCGTGCGTACACGGCGGACCCGACGGTGCTGTTCCGCATCTTCCACTATCCGGCGGAGCCGGAGCCCGTGGACGGTGAGGAGCGCTGGGGCGTGGGGGAGCACACGGATTATGGGCTCTTGACGCTGCTCGCGCAGGACGCGAACGGTGGGCTGCAGGTGAAGTCACGAAGGGGTTGGGTCGAGGCGCCGCCGGTTCCTGGGACGTTGGTGTGCAACATCGGGGACATGCTCGATCGGCTCACAGGGGGCTGGTATCGCTCCACGCCGCACCGGGTGAAGAACGTGAGTGGGCGGGACCGGCTCTCGTTCCCGTTGTTCTTCGACCCGGACTTCGCCGCGGAGGTGCCGCCGCTGCCGAACATGGCGGTGGATGAGGACCGTGCGCAGCGATGGGATGGCGCGAGCGTCCATGCCTTCAGCGGGACGTATGGGGACTATCTGCTGGGGAAGGTGTCGAAGGTGTTTCCCCAGCTCGTGCGACGGGTGCTGTAG
- a CDS encoding MFS transporter — protein MSTSAPPESPHATLSPGLVWLMAAASGATAANLYYNQPLLGDIGRDLGASGGMLGLVPTLTQVGYAAGMLLIVPLGDSLERRRVIVTMSALVSLALVGAALAPTLPWLVIASFLVGATTVVPQLLVPFAAHLAPAAQRGRVVGTVMSGLLIGILLSRTAAGFVGTHLGWRAMFWLAAGFMLLLAVVLRFTLPSQPPVAAMPYPELMRSLVHLARTEPVLRIHAVLGALTFGAFSVFWSTLALYLESLPQHYGPQVAGLFGVVGVVGALIAPIVGRYADSHGGRRINMFAIGVLLLSFVVMWPLGRWLWGIALGVVLLDLGAQGNHISNQTRVYALRPEARSRLNTLYMVTYFAGGAAGSWLGTTAWTHAGWTGVCAAGAALCVIGLAILALSHRREA, from the coding sequence ATGTCCACGTCAGCACCTCCTGAATCGCCGCACGCCACGCTCAGCCCCGGACTCGTGTGGCTCATGGCCGCCGCCTCCGGCGCGACCGCCGCCAACCTCTATTACAACCAGCCCCTGCTCGGAGACATCGGCCGGGACCTCGGCGCCTCGGGCGGGATGCTCGGCCTCGTGCCCACGCTCACCCAGGTCGGCTACGCGGCGGGCATGCTGCTCATCGTCCCGCTCGGCGACAGCCTGGAGCGACGACGCGTCATCGTCACCATGTCCGCGCTCGTGAGCCTGGCCCTCGTCGGCGCCGCGCTCGCCCCCACCCTGCCCTGGCTCGTCATCGCCAGCTTCCTCGTGGGCGCCACCACCGTCGTCCCCCAGCTCCTCGTCCCCTTCGCCGCGCACCTCGCCCCCGCCGCGCAGCGCGGCCGCGTCGTGGGCACCGTGATGAGCGGCCTGCTCATCGGCATCCTCCTGTCCCGCACCGCCGCCGGCTTCGTGGGCACCCACCTGGGCTGGCGCGCCATGTTCTGGCTCGCCGCGGGCTTCATGCTCCTGCTCGCCGTCGTGCTGCGCTTCACCCTGCCCTCGCAGCCGCCCGTGGCCGCCATGCCGTACCCGGAGTTGATGCGCTCGCTCGTCCACCTGGCGCGCACCGAGCCCGTGCTGCGCATCCACGCGGTGCTCGGCGCGCTCACCTTCGGCGCCTTCAGCGTCTTCTGGTCCACGCTCGCCCTGTATCTGGAGAGTCTCCCGCAGCACTACGGCCCCCAGGTCGCCGGACTCTTCGGCGTCGTCGGCGTGGTGGGCGCGCTGATTGCCCCCATCGTCGGCCGCTACGCGGACTCGCACGGAGGACGGCGCATCAACATGTTCGCCATTGGCGTGCTGCTGCTGTCCTTCGTCGTGATGTGGCCGCTGGGGCGCTGGCTGTGGGGCATCGCCCTGGGCGTGGTGCTGCTCGACCTGGGCGCCCAGGGCAACCACATCTCCAACCAGACCCGCGTCTACGCCCTGCGCCCCGAGGCTCGCAGCCGCCTCAACACGCTCTACATGGTGACCTACTTCGCCGGCGGCGCCGCCGGCTCCTGGCTCGGCACCACCGCGTGGACCCACGCCGGCTGGACGGGCGTGTGCGCGGCGGGCGCGGCACTCTGTGTCATCGGCCTCGCCATCCTCGCGCTGAGCCACCGGCGCGAGGCCTGA